The following proteins are encoded in a genomic region of Montipora foliosa isolate CH-2021 chromosome 10, ASM3666993v2, whole genome shotgun sequence:
- the LOC137973183 gene encoding probable glycoprotein hormone G-protein coupled receptor isoform X1 has translation MCMDILSLTLLILVYLVAPSLSSSPPENCVSPMCSCSSDPVYNVTATCHTTDLKNDLRSYIKRPKLIGAFTVIDDKTTIIPKETFIQFTNLKYLEIRIQYLKVWRGDLSREVPSLEALSFETRSLFILPVHVLQSPKLQRITGLTWTKACINCTLVKNDTHNNVTHLKQGVYYMYPPLRCRGSRYVVHNVSRTIAAHGFLPTCLLESQQCFSSQITVTPMHRCWKSANSVLLVEYFFAPLILLFNFIVFSTTITNKSLKKIPAMLLVSNLAISDFFLGVYSLVITSLRHALSYHVFSSAMDQLCPLLGFLWCFGQFIAASSSFLLTTERYVAIIFAMRPNAKFTFKACLLSIIMSWTIAVLMASLPFFHIGTYTTTTFCLPIQPAKEIPYSFAYSASLVAIGVVIYLITLPMYLHIFLHVRRSGNQMGIKRDGKLAKKISVLVVSNMMFFLLPIFIGLVWLFTRAFDNIPLTTREILVGSFTTVCFSINSFINPLLYAFRDRRFRFVIRRRYRKVFHPNFVENLNASLKSGTEERSNIREMMQRR, from the exons GTGCATGGATATACTGTCCTTGACATTACTTATCCTCGTCTATCTTGTCGCACCTTCTCTTTCATCATCTCCTCCGGAAAACTGTGTCTCGCCAATGTGCTCATGCTCTTCTGATCCAGTGTATAACGTGACGGCCACTTGTCACACAACGGATTTGAAAAATGACCTGCGCAGTTACATTAAGAGGCCAAAGCTGATTGGTGCCTT TACAGTCATAGATGATAAAACGACTATCAttccaaaagaaacttttatCCAGTTTACCAACTTAAAATACCT ggAAATTAGAATACAATACCTGAAGGTCTGGAGGGGAGATCTCTCGCGTGAAGTGCCTTCGCTTGAGGCTCTTTCGTTTGAAACTCGCAGTCTTTTTATACTTCCGGTGCACGTCCTTCAATCACCAAAGCTTCAAAGGATAACTGGGCTAACATGGACAAAGGCGTGCATCAACTGTACCTTGGTCAAGAATGATACTCATAACAACGTAACGCATTTAAAACAAGGAGTGTATTACATGTATCCACCGTTACGCTGTCGTGGGTCACGATACGTTGTACATAATGTGTCACGCACAATTGCTGCGCATGGGTTTTTACCAACGTGTTTGTTGGAAAGTCAACAGTGTTTCTCTTCTCAGATTACTGTTACGCCTATGCATCGATGCTGGAAAAGTGCCAATAGCGTTCTCTTGGTAGAATACTTCTTTGCTCCATTAATACTTTTATTtaactttattgtattttcaacaacaataacaaacaagTCTCTAAAAAAGATACCTGCGATGCTGCTTGTCTCCAATTTAGCAATCAGCGACTTTTTCCTGGGAGTTTATTCTCTTGTTATTACCTCTCTTCGTCATGCGCTGTCTTATCACGTATTTTCCAGCGCAATGGACCAATTATGTCCATTACTCGGATTTTTGTGGTGTTTTGGGCAGTTCATCGCCGCTTCATCGTCATTTCTTTTAACAACAGAACGATACGTAGCCATTATCTTTGCTATGAGACCGAACGCCAAGTTCACATTCAAGGCTTGTCTATTGAGTATCATTATGTCTTGGACAATTGCTGTACTGATGGCCTCTCTTCCATTTTTTCACATTGGCACCTACACTACCACAACATTCTGCCTTCCGATACAGCCAGCCAAGGAAATTCCCTATTCATTTGCATACAGCGCGAGCCTGGTGGCTATTGGAGTTGTGATATATCTAATCACATTGCCAATGTATCTGCACATTTTTCTACATGTCAGGCGTTCTGGAAATCAGATGGGAATCAAAAGAGATGGTAAACTGGCTAAGAAGATTTCCGTCCTGGTAGTTAGCAACATGATGTTTTTTCTACTCCCAATTTTTATCGGTCTAGTATGGCTTTTTACCAGAGCTTTCGACAATATTCCTCTGACCACGAGGGAGATTcttgtgggttcttttacaaCTGTGTGTTTCAGCATCAATTCGTTTATTAATCCTCTTCTTTACGCATTCAGAGACAGGAGATTTCGGTTTGTAATCAGACGAAGATATCGAAAGGTTTTTCATCCCAATTTTGTCGAAAATCTGAATGCCAGCCTCAAATCAGGAACTGAGGAAAGATCCAATATTCGTGAAATGATGCAACGGCGCTGA
- the LOC137973183 gene encoding probable glycoprotein hormone G-protein coupled receptor isoform X2: protein MDILSLTLLILVYLVAPSLSSSPPENCVSPMCSCSSDPVYNVTATCHTTDLKNDLRSYIKRPKLIGAFTVIDDKTTIIPKETFIQFTNLKYLEIRIQYLKVWRGDLSREVPSLEALSFETRSLFILPVHVLQSPKLQRITGLTWTKACINCTLVKNDTHNNVTHLKQGVYYMYPPLRCRGSRYVVHNVSRTIAAHGFLPTCLLESQQCFSSQITVTPMHRCWKSANSVLLVEYFFAPLILLFNFIVFSTTITNKSLKKIPAMLLVSNLAISDFFLGVYSLVITSLRHALSYHVFSSAMDQLCPLLGFLWCFGQFIAASSSFLLTTERYVAIIFAMRPNAKFTFKACLLSIIMSWTIAVLMASLPFFHIGTYTTTTFCLPIQPAKEIPYSFAYSASLVAIGVVIYLITLPMYLHIFLHVRRSGNQMGIKRDGKLAKKISVLVVSNMMFFLLPIFIGLVWLFTRAFDNIPLTTREILVGSFTTVCFSINSFINPLLYAFRDRRFRFVIRRRYRKVFHPNFVENLNASLKSGTEERSNIREMMQRR from the exons ATGGATATACTGTCCTTGACATTACTTATCCTCGTCTATCTTGTCGCACCTTCTCTTTCATCATCTCCTCCGGAAAACTGTGTCTCGCCAATGTGCTCATGCTCTTCTGATCCAGTGTATAACGTGACGGCCACTTGTCACACAACGGATTTGAAAAATGACCTGCGCAGTTACATTAAGAGGCCAAAGCTGATTGGTGCCTT TACAGTCATAGATGATAAAACGACTATCAttccaaaagaaacttttatCCAGTTTACCAACTTAAAATACCT ggAAATTAGAATACAATACCTGAAGGTCTGGAGGGGAGATCTCTCGCGTGAAGTGCCTTCGCTTGAGGCTCTTTCGTTTGAAACTCGCAGTCTTTTTATACTTCCGGTGCACGTCCTTCAATCACCAAAGCTTCAAAGGATAACTGGGCTAACATGGACAAAGGCGTGCATCAACTGTACCTTGGTCAAGAATGATACTCATAACAACGTAACGCATTTAAAACAAGGAGTGTATTACATGTATCCACCGTTACGCTGTCGTGGGTCACGATACGTTGTACATAATGTGTCACGCACAATTGCTGCGCATGGGTTTTTACCAACGTGTTTGTTGGAAAGTCAACAGTGTTTCTCTTCTCAGATTACTGTTACGCCTATGCATCGATGCTGGAAAAGTGCCAATAGCGTTCTCTTGGTAGAATACTTCTTTGCTCCATTAATACTTTTATTtaactttattgtattttcaacaacaataacaaacaagTCTCTAAAAAAGATACCTGCGATGCTGCTTGTCTCCAATTTAGCAATCAGCGACTTTTTCCTGGGAGTTTATTCTCTTGTTATTACCTCTCTTCGTCATGCGCTGTCTTATCACGTATTTTCCAGCGCAATGGACCAATTATGTCCATTACTCGGATTTTTGTGGTGTTTTGGGCAGTTCATCGCCGCTTCATCGTCATTTCTTTTAACAACAGAACGATACGTAGCCATTATCTTTGCTATGAGACCGAACGCCAAGTTCACATTCAAGGCTTGTCTATTGAGTATCATTATGTCTTGGACAATTGCTGTACTGATGGCCTCTCTTCCATTTTTTCACATTGGCACCTACACTACCACAACATTCTGCCTTCCGATACAGCCAGCCAAGGAAATTCCCTATTCATTTGCATACAGCGCGAGCCTGGTGGCTATTGGAGTTGTGATATATCTAATCACATTGCCAATGTATCTGCACATTTTTCTACATGTCAGGCGTTCTGGAAATCAGATGGGAATCAAAAGAGATGGTAAACTGGCTAAGAAGATTTCCGTCCTGGTAGTTAGCAACATGATGTTTTTTCTACTCCCAATTTTTATCGGTCTAGTATGGCTTTTTACCAGAGCTTTCGACAATATTCCTCTGACCACGAGGGAGATTcttgtgggttcttttacaaCTGTGTGTTTCAGCATCAATTCGTTTATTAATCCTCTTCTTTACGCATTCAGAGACAGGAGATTTCGGTTTGTAATCAGACGAAGATATCGAAAGGTTTTTCATCCCAATTTTGTCGAAAATCTGAATGCCAGCCTCAAATCAGGAACTGAGGAAAGATCCAATATTCGTGAAATGATGCAACGGCGCTGA